A section of the Pseudomonadota bacterium genome encodes:
- a CDS encoding phosphate ABC transporter substrate-binding protein: MINIKIERKFYLIGFLVLLIFCMASFSWAGALDIFNAEKGEIKISGGTAHIPVMKTVAEKIITYNNDINISIAGGGSGVGIKQVGEGLVDIGNSGRKPKDEEISKYNLKMFKWAIDGVGVVVNPENTVKSLSSQQLVDVFSGKIDNWKSIGGIDKKINIYTRDNSSGTREVFWKKGLNKGDISKKANFVVSNGAMKSAVANDPYGIGYVSVGHIDESVLPVSLDGILPNEENVQNGSYKIARGLYSNTKGDPQGIVKKFIDYLFTPDGQQIVVKQGFISVKSE, encoded by the coding sequence ATGATAAATATTAAAATTGAGCGCAAGTTTTATCTGATCGGGTTCTTGGTGTTGCTTATTTTTTGCATGGCATCTTTTTCCTGGGCCGGGGCTCTTGATATATTTAATGCCGAAAAGGGTGAAATAAAAATTTCAGGGGGAACTGCCCATATTCCTGTAATGAAAACCGTAGCCGAAAAAATCATAACCTATAACAATGATATCAATATAAGTATTGCCGGCGGCGGATCAGGGGTTGGAATTAAACAGGTTGGAGAAGGTTTGGTTGATATAGGTAATTCCGGTAGAAAGCCAAAAGATGAGGAAATAAGCAAATACAACCTGAAAATGTTTAAATGGGCTATTGACGGTGTTGGTGTAGTCGTAAATCCTGAAAATACAGTCAAAAGCTTATCAAGCCAACAACTTGTTGATGTTTTTTCAGGAAAAATTGATAATTGGAAATCAATAGGTGGAATTGATAAGAAAATAAATATTTATACTAGAGACAATTCAAGCGGCACACGCGAAGTCTTTTGGAAAAAAGGACTGAACAAGGGAGATATCTCAAAGAAAGCTAATTTTGTTGTTTCAAACGGTGCTATGAAATCTGCTGTAGCAAATGACCCATATGGCATTGGCTATGTTTCTGTTGGTCATATTGATGAAAGTGTTTTACCGGTTAGTTTAGATGGCATTTTACCAAATGAAGAAAATGTACAAAACGGATCTTATAAGATTGCTCGTGGTCTTTATAGCAATACCAAAGGAGATCCACAGGGCATTGTAAAAAAGTTTATAGACTATTTGTTTACACCGGATGGACAACAAATTGTAGTAAAACAAGGATTTATCTCGGTAAAAAGTGAATAA
- a CDS encoding ribulose-phosphate 3-epimerase, producing MKLIAPSILSADFSKLGEEIQSVEKAGADWIHVDVMDGHFVPNLTMGALVVEAVRPITSLPVDVHLMIENADRFIPDFAKAGASLISVQVEACTHLNRTVHLIREHGAKPGVALNPSTPISTIEWVLEYLDFVLIMSVNPGFGGQSFIKNSLLKIKTLSDIIKEKGLSTLIQVDGGINKETIAEVSAAGADVFVAGSAIFGSKNYGETIATFKKILKTS from the coding sequence ATGAAATTAATAGCGCCCTCTATACTATCGGCAGATTTTTCTAAACTTGGGGAAGAAATACAATCGGTTGAAAAAGCCGGGGCAGACTGGATTCATGTTGATGTAATGGATGGACATTTTGTCCCGAATTTAACTATGGGCGCTCTTGTGGTCGAAGCTGTAAGACCAATTACATCACTTCCCGTAGATGTACATCTCATGATAGAAAATGCAGATAGATTTATCCCTGATTTTGCAAAAGCCGGCGCTTCTCTTATTTCTGTACAAGTTGAAGCCTGCACACATTTAAACAGAACTGTTCATCTTATAAGAGAACATGGCGCAAAGCCCGGTGTAGCCTTAAACCCGTCTACTCCCATTTCAACTATTGAATGGGTACTCGAATATCTTGATTTTGTACTAATTATGAGTGTTAATCCCGGTTTTGGGGGGCAGTCTTTTATAAAAAACAGTCTTTTGAAAATAAAGACTCTTTCAGATATTATAAAGGAAAAAGGGCTTTCTACGCTTATCCAGGTTGATGGGGGAATAAACAAAGAGACAATCGCTGAAGTATCTGCCGCAGGTGCTGATGTATTTGTAGCAGGTTCGGCTATTTTTGGCAGCAAAAACTACGGGGAAACAATCGCTACGTTCAAAAAAATATTAAAAACTTCTTAG